The genomic segment TAAGAGGATCCACCTGGTGTCAGAGCGAAGGAGTCTGTCCTGGCTCACAAGATGTCAGAGGAGCCAAGGCAAAGAATTACACTTCCAACTTAAATGTCGCAACATAAGTGAAAGGACGACCTGTTTTCTTGATATTCAACAAGAGAGTGGAGAAATAGtctgttttaatgaaaagataAGAAGAAACCTGAGGGAACATCATCAGGAGCGAAAAGCTGCTCTTCTACTTAACGGTAACCCGCAGTTCACTGTGAAAACATCCTGGTGTTCAGTTAGTCATCATTCAGTTAGATCATGATCTGTGTTGgggcttgttttgttttgtcttttttatctgCAAAAATTGCTCAGGTTTTATTGAGCTAAGTTAACATTTTCTAGCGATTAAAGatattttataaaaacatataGTTCTAAATATGTAAGTTTGTAAAgtttctgcatttaaatgtgttttaattcttatatattttgttgaattgtGTACTTATATTGACCTACATAATCTCTATCGTCCACAAGTGTGGGTAAATTCACATAATAACAGCTGACACAACAAGCACAGTGCAGACAACAATAATGAACATTAATGTTTCCAGTGTGAATAAAGTTAATGCTTTAGGTCTTCAGGACAACGATGACAGTCCTAATTTCAAAATTATTCTTAATTTATTCTGGTAGTGAAAACACTTTAAACAAGACTTccgttttcacacattttcttaaATATTCTTACTTCTAAAGTACAAATCTAATTTCCAGCTCAGGATGACGGAGCATTTTATTTGGTCACCTGCTGCAATAACTTCATCATCAGATGAAACTAGGAAAACATTGTCAATGGGTAGTGTTTCTGCACACCACAGAGTTGTCCGTACCAATGTGTCACAATGTTAGTGACGATCAGTGCAGGTGTTTTAAACcaaacatgatattttcctaaCCTCAATCAACCAGAGCAAAAGCACCATGTTAAAATGCAACTGGGCTGCTACATGACCTCATCTTTAAACCTGATTCTGAGTCTGGAAGATATTCTTTAGCACATCTCCCATGATGCCACACGACTAAcgtctttgttttgattgtggCAGAAAAAATTCCGGCTGTGTGTTTAAGATGTTCTTCAccgtaaatgaaaaaaaaaacattctcttgCTTGCTTCTTTTTACATCTAGCCGTGCAGATAGTTATGATTGAATTTTTCCAGGTTCTGGAACCTATACAAAGGTGAATGCAAATCTAATTGAAATCTATATAGGCGCCAACATGAAATCCAACAGGACTTCTCTTTTCAGAGTAATATCTCAGTCACTTGgtcatctttctttttatgtaGCTCAACTACAAATTGTTGACAGCGAGGAAGAGGCAGAAATCTTGTGAAGATAAGTATCTCAAAATGTGAACAAATCAAGCTCAAACTATCTGCATGGATACAAACTACGGGCCCAAACATTATCAAACAGGTCAGTCCCAGTCGTTTCGGGGGTTCGGCCTCTCCTCTGTTTGTATTCTGGGCTGAAACCAGGACCAGGACCTCAGACACTTTAATCAGAAGTCTTTAATCATTTGGATTATGaaaagcattttatttattctttgaactttgtttctgtactttttatttacTGACATGTTTTTTCAATTTATAAATTTTTCGTGGGCAAAGAAAAATCATCGTCAGCACTGGGCCTTTGAATTTTTAGACAGTCCAGTGTGTTCTTCGATTATTCAGCCAAATATAATAGTAGAATTTTCTCAACACATCATGTACATGCAAGTAATAATACTATGACtgggaaataaacaaacacatcaatcaAGAAGCCCAATCAATTTATTGGGCTTGTTGAATTTAATGAGTCGTGACAAAAAATAAAGGATGCAACCTGTAAAAGACGAACAGTATAGAAAATGCAAACTCCGTCCTGGTTCCTAAAACACTCAGCGAAGAATGACACAGAGGTCACAACCTCAGGGTCTGTGTGGAAGCTATAGGCCTGCTGGTATTGACTCTGTATGAAGTGTGTTCAGTCATCAACATGCTGAGAGCTGTTCATGTTCACTCAGACTTCATCGATGTTAtatgagctgctgctggaagaATCACCAGGTGAAGGTTTATTTAATCATCTGCTTCTGCAGATGCAAATATTTAATGGTTTCAGCAGTTTCTCTGCAGCTCTCATGTGTTAATAAGGTCAAAAAGGTTAAAAGTATATCCTCTTAAAGAAGTATCAACATTGGACAGTTAAATGCGTTTGAATTTGACAGATTGTAGAACAGGCCTGGTTACgtttcataaaaacaacacaatgggACGAGGTCTCTCTTAAATCAGGTGTACGAGAGCTGCACTGTgtcaaaaaaactgtttttcagcAGAGTACTAATGTGCATCTCCTTCCACAGTCTCTGTTGGATCCACTTTGGTGCTGATGTTGCAACGAGATTCAAGAAAATCCTCACCACAGCCTGTACCAAACCACCATATCTGCTCATGTTGGAGCTGTTAAAATCAACCGTTGTGACATGCTGGCTTCTGCGACTTCCAGGCAGCTCATACCAAAACCAGACTCTTTTTCCCATTTTAAAAGGACTTCAATTCTTCCAAAGTAAACAGGACTAAttcaaaccagagaaaatgGAGCCCTGATGTTGTGACTGAATTGTGGATCAATTTGAACGCCTCACCAAGGCTCCAAACCAGTCAGGACCACTGCGTGTGGATTGATGTTTCTATGTAGTGTGTGGGCAGGTGCAGCGCAACCTTGGATCCATCGTATCCGCCAGGGCGCCCAGCCTTCGGGCCGGAGACGCTCCAAACCAGCAACTACTCTCTGGTGTTACTGATTCAGCTCAGCCTGCTCTCCTTCGACCTGTTCGTTAACTCCTTCAGCGAGCTGCTGAGGGCAGAACCGGCCGTCCAGCTGGTGCTTTTCATGTGAGTAAGATTTCTTCACTGATTCAGCTGCCAAGCATTATCTTTAGCTCGAGGGGGGAAAACAATTCTGAGCTGAGAATAGTACACTTGTCTGTACTGAGTCATTAGGGATGCTGGAATGATTTGAAACAGCACTGTACAAAGACTGCAATCTTTCTGTTCCTGTCTCCCTCCTTTCTGCTGGTCACATATtctccattctctctctctctctttctgtctgcttctctcCAACAGTATCCAGGACATTGCCATCCTGTTCAACCTGATCATCATTCTGTTGATGCTGTTCAACACCTTCGTGTTCCAGGTCGGCCTGGTCGCCATATTGCTGGAGCGGTTTAGATCTCTGCTAATGCTCTCTGCTCTCTATTTGACCTTCAGTATCACACTCCACTCCTGGCTCATGGTACATGCTTTATGTGCACAAATAGAGAGATATAATAAAGTCTTCATACATGGTTATTTACCATAAGAACCAAACAGACACTGGGAGCAAAATCCTACATATTTCATAAAAGTCGTGCCTGAAGATCAGTGTGTGAACAACAGTTTTAGTGGGCAGACTGGAGTACAACACTACATTTCTTCTTTAATCTCATGTTTCAAAGCTACGAGGTGAAAATGACCatcattgtttttctgtttaatcTTTCCAGAATCTGCGTTGGCTAAATACCAACAGATTTATTTGGACGGACGGCCTTCAGGTGCTGTTTGTGTTCCAAAGAACAGGTAAGCATGATgtgtcaataaaatgtttttaatgccaaacaaaagcatttattcttaaTGTCAAACCACAAACGTAGAGCCAGACCGATATATTGGGATCAGGTATTAGTGTATATTGTGTCCAATATGCAGTGATGTGTAAAGAGAATAAAAGATGATTATGCTCGGGTAATTTCAAACCTTTAAATTCTCAGTTTTAGTTCACTGATGTCAGTTATGTGAgtgaagtttattgttaaaggGACTGCgttgtgctggaagctgctcatttgtttcctttgtgGACTCCGTTTCTAAACCATTACATTAACTACATTAAACAACATTAGTTACTGTTCCCTCCTGTTAgcgaggtggaggaggcactgagATGTGGAGCTTGAGAAGGTCCATaaagtccagcagcattaaacaacttcaacaaatcgTTCACAGGCTTGTGtaggcaacagagagagacatcaCACTACAAtgtgctcacatatggccaattaagaagtgattaaaacatgtaaattgctacaaattgttacaaaGAGCCCCTTTAATCTGTAAAATGTCCTGCCTCTGTTACATATCATTGTCAAAAGTGATCAAAACCACATTTGAAGcatcatttttgtttgtataACGGCTGATTTGTCACTGCTGGAAATGTTTTACTTCCTAATATCGTTATCAATATTGGCCCCAGAAATCGAGTATGGGTCTGTCTCTACACAGAAGGCTACATATGAAATAACTGCTCTGTCTATAGCTTCTTTCGGGTCTTGTGTTCCGTCAATaacatgaatgtaaaatgtattttaaaaaaagaagaatcaaGTTGCAACTATAGATCTAAATTACCTTTTTACATTTAAGGCATTCTCAGTTTACAAGAGCTAGAATACAACAGAGCTTTGGTGTTTTATCTCTGCTGAAGAAATAGACAATATATGGATAGTTATTCCTTTGAAACTAATATTTACAAGAGTGAATGCTGCATGTCAGAACAAGGATTAAACATTGTTCTTCTTCAAATGACTGACTCAATAGTTCCTGCTCACCATTGAGAGCAGAGCTGTTTTTATGAAACCTCTAAACAAATAGATTTTCAGTGTGATTATCACTCTAGTTATGCTCTGAAGAAGGTCCCTGACAGAGAGCTCAGAGTTTCTCATCAGTGTCAGTCTGTCGTGTCTACCATCAGGCTCCATGAAGTGATCTCACATTGCCATGTGGGGGGAATTTCATACACATATAAGCTGCTAAGTGGATAAAAGGATTTATTGTCTAGTTGTTGTTCTCTGCAGGTGATCCTTTATTAAGTATGAGGACAGAATGTGGCCGTGTTTTATTTATCTCTCTGTTTGCTCTGCTGCTCAAGACCAACCCAGACGCTTACTCAGTGTGTGATTCAGTGTTGCATCACCGCTTCGCAAAACCTCTTACATTATGAACCCACCTTAAGGCACTGTTAACTCTACTGGGCTGAGTTGTACTATTTGATTCATAGCTGCTAACATCCATGTAGTAGTAGTATAACATAACAAGAGCAACACTCACATTACACAAGTTTATTTTCCTAATTATTCTGCTTATTCAGTAGAAAACTAGACTACTTCTGTGATGGGTGGATTGAGTCCAAGACAGTGAATCCATCGGAATGTCAGCACCTTGGATAAAGTAAAACAGATCACATCTCATCAGAACATACTTTTTCAAACCTGGGGCTGCGAAAGTGTGACTCAGAGTACATTGAGCTTTTCTGATGGaaacaaatgtatttgtctgtttttgtataTTAAAACAATCCTCACATATTTCCCTGTTCACAGCTTCTGTGTTGTACTACTACTTGTACAAGAGGACCTCAGAGTATCTGGG from the Sparus aurata chromosome 4, fSpaAur1.1, whole genome shotgun sequence genome contains:
- the LOC115580464 gene encoding transmembrane protein 138-like; amino-acid sequence: MLFNTFVFQVGLVAILLERFRSLLMLSALYLTFSITLHSWLMNLRWLNTNRFIWTDGLQVLFVFQRTASVLYYYLYKRTSEYLGDPRLYEDSPWLRELFAQVRQ